The segment ACGCCGGAGGATATGCGGCGCGTCGAGGTGAAAACGATCGCCGCCGACCGCGCTGCGAAGGGGCGCATTAAGCTCACTGGTAACGAGTTTCGAATGGCCCGGCGGCCAGGTCCAGGACACCATGGCGCTGGGGACGGGACGGTCTATCAGTATCTTGTTCGGATCGTCGCGCTACCGACGGGATGGCGAGAGAATGTCGCGGAAGCGACGGTTTGGGACATCGAGGACGTAATCTCGTTCGCTGAGTTCGACTCATCAGATGAGCCGCTGTGGGAGAAACTCCGCGGCGGGTCATTCTACGTAGAGTTCGGGACCGGGGACTGATTGAAGAAGTCGATTCCGTCTGTGTGAACACTCTATATGGGGTTGATTAGTGTATCCTAATCCGGTCATGGGCGGATTCCTTCGTCTACACGGCTGACATAGAGATCTGACTGTCTAACGAGTTAGTCCTACTCAAAGGGATGATCCGCGTCGTCTTCCCAGCCTTTGATTTGGATGCCTGGCAGGTCATGCTCCCGGATGATATTGGCGTGGCCGACGAACAGGCCTAACCCGAGCTCCGGACTCCGAAGGGGGTCGGGAGTGCTTCCCACGTACTCACGTTGGCCATCACGAGCTAACTCTATATCTTCGCCTGGCCGTGCATAGGCCCCGTACTCTAAGATTCTCTTCGTTCCCTTGATGACTTGGGGTTCGAAGTCATCGTGCACCAATACGACACTGTATTTGACTTCCCCGACGAACAGACGGATGAGCGTTGGGTCGTCTGCTGCGGCGTCCAACTCTAGTAGGACGATATCTGGAGTCATGCGACCGCTTTCGGATGCCTGACTGAACGCTTCATCGCGCATCCACCGCTGATGTTGGTGCACGTAGCCGACCCGGGTCGGGGCGCTTGCGCCGAACTCGTCAGTTGAGGGTGATGTAGGTGATGGATACCCCGGTTCTTGGAAAGACAAGAGGTCACGAAGATCGCCACTATCGCCGTAAGGATACTTCCCCTCCCAATCATTGAACAGGAGATATTCTGCACTATCATGTTCCCATCGGGCCAGGAGTTCACCACGATAGTCATCGTTCGTTCCCCCGGTGAAGGGTTCCAATTGATTCTCGACTTGCTCAACCTGATCGAGGAGTTTGAATATCCAGTATAGTTCGTAGACGTCCGAACCCTTTTCATTCTCTTCAGTGGGGTGGAACAGGTCTAGGCTGAGAAGGCTTGCTGCGTACTCCTCGTGTTCGTCAAACCAATCTGATCCTAACCCTCGGTAGTACTCAAGTAGAGCCGCCGCCTCCCGATACAGTCGGTCACGATCGGCTTTCACTTCCGTGATTTCTCGGTCGGTAACCGAGACGGCTTGGAAGTCGACGGCTTCGAAATGTGGATTATTCAGGATACGGTCCAGCTCTTGACGATACTCGCCCTCTGGGCCCCATCCCTCGAACCACGTTGGCCACTTACTATCCCCGACGACGTTACGCTTGAAGTCCGTATAGATGGCCTGGATTGTCGAGAGGACCGCAAACAGAACCCGATTCCGGGTCGAATAGGGCGTCTTCTCTCGAACGCGGCAAGCGAACTTCTGTGACCCTATGTCGCCGGTTCGATAGCGATACTGAACAGTCTCTCGCCAGTCTATATGACCCCGGACTGCCCCATCGGTGATTTCGACACGCTGGGTGACTGCCGGATCCAGTGACCGGAGCCTAGCAGGCAACAGTGAAATGAAATCCAGAACTCCGACCGGCTCTCCATATCTATCTCTGAGCCCTGCCGTTTGCTCGATCGGAATAGCGAACTCTTCGCGGCGTTTAGCCGTTCGTGGCTCCCACATCCCCGTTCGGAGGAAGTGATACGAAAGGACGTCGTCCAGCCCACGGATGTTGACTTTGGGGTCGAGATTCCTAATCCACCCTTCGGTATTGGTCACATCGCCGAGATAGCTCGTCAGGTACTCAGCACATTCTTTGACGATTTGCTCTGGTTCCGGCGCCCTGATATCACCGTTACTCACCATCTGATTCTATCTTGATGTCGAGGTACTCTCTGGTGAACTCCTCGGCAATATCGGGATCGAACCAGTCGCTACCACGGGTATCCATCATCGTCAATACATCCTCCATTCGGCTCGGCGGAAGGCCGTCAAGCTGTGGTAGCAACTTTGCCACGACTGCGTACTCGTAGTGCAATTCACCCGTCTGTTCGATACCGGTGAGCGTTTGCTCGAGGACATCTTTGATCACTCCAGGTCCGACCTTCTGATATTGTTGCACTGCATACCAGAAGTTGCTCAGGTCGGTCTTCAGGCGCTCTTGCACCTCAGTCTCGTCATCAATGTTATCAACGTTCGAAGAGTCGGGACATTCTACCTCCCAGACGTTCAGATACTCTTCTAGGAGACCTTTCCCGTTCTTGTTTAGGTCTTTGGCAGTCGGGGTGGGAATCGGGATGAACGCAAAGCGTCGCATGAACGCTCGGCTCATACGGTACAGCGACGATTTATCGACGGAGTTGATCGTCGCGATCAACCGCCAGTCTTCGGGGATGTAGTAGGTATGGGAGTTCACTCGCGGCTCTGTGATCGCGTTGGGGTTCCCGTTCAACTTGATCGGTTTTGTCGGTTCTTGGGTTGTATCGTCGAATGGTAGCGTGACGTTGTTGCCCGTCAATGCGGAGAACAGCGAGCCGAAGGCCTTGTCGATGTTCGCTCGATTTAGCTCGTCGATCACCAGCCACTCGTTTTTCGCCTCGATACCGCGGGTCCCTAGGCGACTCTCGTCCATGAATCGCTGGAGGAACAGGCCAGGGTGGAACTCGAGGTCGCCGTCACTCTGTGGTCGATACCCACCGATCGTGTCGAAGGTTGTCCAGTCGTCCGTCGCCGTCGCCATCTGGTAGTTGTGGGCGTAGTATTCAGCCACTTGCTCGGCAAGGTCGCTTTTCCCCGAACCAGGGGGACCGGTCAGAATGACGTGGTTCCCGCTTCGAAGCGCAATATCGATCTGTTCGATGACGGTTTGACTCCGTTCTTCGTCAGGTGGAAAATACAGATCAATATCGTCCGGGGTGCCGTCGACGTCTTCGAAGACGACCGGCTCCTTCCATAGATTGTAGCTCTCGAAGTAGCGTCGTTCGATTTGAGGCAACAGAGAATTCAGCGACTCCGGTAGCGTACCGGACTCGTGCTCACCGTATACGTCGGCCCGAAGTGAGTTCTTGATTGCCTCCTCACTTATGTCCTGCAATTCATGAACTCGTGAGAAGGCTTGTTCCCGCCGATCTTGCGCGGATTTACGTCGGTCAGTATTTGCGAGAAACTCATACACGAGATGCTCCAGACGTTGGGCTCGATATTGATTTTCGGCCCAATCATCCTCAAGTTCCTCATTCAGCTGTGTTCGGATCCACTCGATACGGTCACGCATCTGAAGAGCTTCATCAATGCGATCCGGAGTCACTGTGATTACAGTCTCACCACCCCGTTCACCGCGTGCTCTTAGACTCCGTGGCTGAATCGACATCCCGTTGTCACTCGCTCTTGTGAGGGTCTCGTCAGATACATAGGACTTGTGTGGATCGTTGTCATCTCCTGTGTCGTAGTGCGAATAGACTGCGTCGTCCCAGAAAGTGAACATATCATAGTTTTCGTTATATCCTCCGAGAATCACCTGATACTCTCCGTCTGGGTTCCAATCGCTGCCGCTTTCACGATCGGTGATTTCGTAGCCGTTTTCGTCTGTATTATCTAGGCGGACGTTTATCGCCCATCCGTGATCATCGTCACTATAGCTCGTCTCAAACAGATAGAATCGTGCTTGATTCGGAAGCGGGTCCTCTAGATCAACATCGAGTGGATTAGAATCAACACCAGAGTGTTTCTTGACGTACCCGCCTAAGGCATCCAAAAGAAGTTCACGAGGAGTCGGAGAAGGCATGCTGCGAGGCATATTTCTGCTACCTGCTGATACATCAATGAATCTTTTGTAAATGAGAGTTCCCGAATCATCAGGCTGCTAATAAGATTTAACATCGCCAAATACGAAATACGCCGAATGTCCGACCATGTAGCCCCGACCGGCGGTATATCTCCGAGATGTCAGGGTTCGAGATCGACAACGCGAAAGCCCGTGCTTGTTGTCCTCGGGCTCGAATGTCGAGTAGCGGAGTTCGACGAAAGTGTCATCACTCTCGTTGAATAGCCTCATTACCCGTCGCTAATTCGCATCGAGCGAGGCGTATGTTCTCGTCTTCACTTCAATTGCGATTGTTCACGGGATATCCGGACGAGTGTGTCAGGGGAGGCTACTCATATGGATTGTTGGATCTGCCTGCCCCTGGTTTCGTATCGTTTGATCATTCTTGTGTATCTCCTCGAATGTGAATCGTCGATAGTACCGAACCCGTGTGTAGATCGACTATGGAGAGATATGAACTCGAACACGGTAAAGAGGTCCGCCGGTCACTCTTCGATGATTAGCCTCTGGTACCTCCCGTGAACTCGCTCATTTCTCTTCCGATTTGCAGAGAGGGTTTGAAGCCAGTCATTGGCAAGCCCGAAGTCTATCGATGGGTGTGGGTTTCAGGCTGACGTGAGAGGGAGAAAAGCTATACAGGGTTCCCGGAAACAGTAGGTATACTTCGATGTCTGAAGAAGGCGGTCACTCTGAGGAAGGGGAGCAGGAGCGGACTACACTGCCGATCGAGAGGGGGTTCCCGATCGAACGGGTAAACGAGATCGCTGAGAAGGAGAGCCGGGCCAAGCAGTGGTATCGGCCGATCTACACCATGCACAAGTGGTGGGCACGTCGCCCTGGCTGTCTATTCCGGGCGATTACGCTCTACTCGCTGCTCGATGATGAGACGACTCTAGACGATGTAGAGGTCTACGAGCCTGGAGAGAACGAGACGCTCGGATTGAATGGGCTGAGCAAGGAAGACCTGCTAGAGGCGATTCAGGAGACTAGCATGGAGGACCCCCGAGCCGCTCTGGGAGTTCTATTCGAAGGATGTCCGTATCAAGGACAAGAAGATTCTGGACCCGTTCATGGGGGGTGGTACAACCCTTGTAGAAGCATCTAGGTTTGGGATAGAATCAACCGGATACGACCTTAACCCCGTAGCATGGTTTATTACAAAGAAAGAAATCGATGCTGGAAAAACTAATTCCCAGGAGTTACAATCGGCTTTCGATCGCGTCAAAGATGACGTCGCAGACGATATTCTCCAATATTATAAGACACCCTGTCCAAACGTAGATGGTGAGCATGATGCGGACGTAATGTACAATTTCTGGGTAAAGGAAGTAAACTGCGTTTCTTGTGATTCAGATGTCCCCCTTTATCGGGATTTCCGTATCGCTTCTGGTCGGTACGAGAACGATGACAAGGAGAACGTTCTCTGTCCGGATTGTGAATCTGTGATACTCGTTGACGATTGGCGAGGAGAATCGACGTGTGCTGAGTGTGGATTTGAGTTCAATCCTGAAGACGGGAACGTAGATTACGGCGATTATATTTGTCCTGCTTGTGCTCAAAAGTATCCCGTTACAGATGCTATTGAAGATCAAGGCGGCTTTGACTTACGGCTGTTTGCTGTGGAATACTATTGTCCTCACTGTGCAGAACAAGGACGGACTAAGAGTGAAGTTAAGGGTTATAAATCGGCCCAAGCAGCCGACCATGATCTATTTGAAGCTGCTAAGACCGATTGGGAAAATGCAGATGATCTTCGGCAGTATATTCCTGACAAACCCATTCGGCCAGGGTGGTCTACCGATGCCAATCAGTTTGAGGGTTCGATGTCCGGAAATGGGAATCTTCCTCGACACGGATATCATGATTGGACGGACATGTATAATGAGCGCCAACTCCTCTGCATCTCTTCACTAATTAAATCAATAAGCAGAATTGAAAAGCAGAATATCAAGGAGTATTTATTCTTGTCTATTTCTGGAGTTATGCACTACCATTCCACTTTCTGTTCTTATAATAGGGGTTATAATAAAATAGCAGACACATTCAAAACAAATCGGATGAATCCCTCCCTTGCTCCTGTCGAGAATAATGTTTGGGGGGGTGAATACGGTGCTGGTACATTCCTTTCTTCCTTTAGCATGGTACAGTCTGCAATCGAATACGCTCGAAATCCAACGGAAAGGATTATAGATAATGGAGAAACACACGAAACGTCACACTTCAGCCAGCCAATTGGTGGGTCAGCATCTGTATTCCAAGGTGATGCCAAGAATATCGATGGAGAAGATGAATACCAAGCTGTGATTACTGATCCGCCATATTACAATAATGTACTATACTCAGAATTGTCTGACTACTTTTATGTATGGCTAAAGCCAATGCTTGAATCGGAATACGAGTGCTTTCGGTCTGAACATACTCCCCGGACAGACAGTATTGTCGTAAACCCCGCCTCGAATAAAGATGAGACTGATTTTGAGGCCGAACTCCGTCAAGCCTTTGAGAAAATCCGTCGGGCATTAAAAGACGATGGGGTCTTAGTTTTCACCTACCATCACAGTGGCTCCGAATCTTGGGGTGAACTTCTTCAGGCGCTCTGCAACGAAGAATTTGAAATCACTGCGACTTATCCAGTACAGTCAGATATTAACAAGTTCACCAAGGGCGAAACAGTTGAGTTTGACATCGTGATTGTTGCTCGCCCCACAGAGTCACGGATGCCGATTTCTTGGAACACACTCCGTCGAAATATTCACAGAGCCGCCACTCAAGTTCAAGAAAAATTAGAAGAGAATAGAAACCTCTCTAGTGGGGATATCGGGGTTATCGAAATGGGACAAGCATTCTACGAGTACTCCAAACATCACAACGAAGTATACCGTGCCGGTGAGATCATGTCTGCCAAGGACGTTGTCGACGCTATCTATGGGATTATCCAATCGGGCAACCGTGGTGAGGAAGAGGTATATATAGATCTGCTGGAGGAATCAAGGCCAACATACAGTGACCTGAACAAACATCTTAAGCGATCCGACGCGTCGGAAGAGCTGATGCGAGAGATGTGCCTCTTTCGGACCGACTCCACGGAGTTCCAGCTCCTCAACTGGCGCGACGAGAAACGTCAGGCGTATGCCCAGAGCAAGGTCCAGGAGGACAACGGCGATCTGACAGATCTGGACAAGGCACACTTCCTGCGCTACCGATACGAGCAGGGGAAATCAACAGGTGAATACCTCGAACGGTGGGACATCACCGAACTGCAGGAGCTGTGCGAGGGTCTAGCAGAGGCGACCAGCGACGACACCTACCTGAAGATGCTCGGCGTCGATACCACGCTCGACGAGTACGGCGACGGAAGTTAGAGCCTCACCTATTTTCCTGCCGGTCCGCCGGTGGGGTGTTGTGCTTATTCTTCGATTACGCTGTTGCCGGGTCAGCTGAACCGGGAACAGTCACCGATCTCAGACTCGGGACATCAACGCATGCCAAAGAGAGTTCCAATCTCAGGTTAGAATATCGGCACTACAACCGGTTAGCGTTGTCTCTTGGAGATTACTTACATACCCATGTATCTAAATTAGCTCTAATACAAGTTCTACTATCCTATACCTTAATATACAACCGACTATAGTTGGATGTCGGGAGTAACTACTTGTATCGGGGTGGAGTATGCCGAGACATGGCGAGTAAATCAGGAACTCTCCCGCAGGTAGTTGGAGACGTCCTCAAGCCGAGTAGCGAGCTCTTCGAGGGTGACGAGCTGATCAAGGGACAGATCAGGCTCTACGACGTTGAGTCGGATGATAAGGCAGCGCTGGAGGCTGACGCACGGCGATTCTTCGACCGGACGCTGCTGACGGAGGGGTTGGGGGATTCGCTGAAGCTCCTCCGGGACGCCCGAATCGGCGAGGGTGCCTCGAACATACACGAGTTTTACGGGCCCTACGGAACCGGGAAATCCCACCAGATGGTGGCGATGTACCACGCGTTTAACGCGCCGGAGGTCGTCGCCGAGTGGGCTGACGGTCGCATCGAGAACCTCGAGGAGGGACTTCCGGACGAGGCGACCCCGATCGTCGTTTCACTCCAGATGGACAGCGATACGTACGAGTACCTCTGGGAGCCGTTCTTCGACGAGCTCGACTACGAGCTCGACGAGGACGAGTTCGAGGAGGGTGGCTACCCGGGCATCAAGACTATCGAGCGGGCCGTCGACGACCGGACTGTCGCGTTCTTCGCCGACGAGCTGGAGGATTGGTTCACCTCGCTGACGGGCAAGCGCGAAGCAGCCAATCGTGGGTTCTTGCAGGCACTGCTGGAAGCGACGTCCCGGACGAACCTGTTCGTCTTCGTCTCGACGCTGCGCCAGGACTCGGCGGTACATAAGATCCTCAATCGACAGGATCGAGTCGAGGTCAACATGTCCAACCAGGTTGACATCCGGGACGTACTCCGTCACCGGCTCATCGAGCCCGGCAGCATCGACGAGGGGGCGGTACGCGAGCTCGTTGACGACTACATCAGTACGTACGCAGAGACGGACCACGTCGATCTGCCCACGGGCCTGCGCGAGGAGATGGAACACACGTATCCGTTCCATCCCGAACTCGTCTCAACGCTGAAGACGCGCTACTACGCCGACGTCGAATCCGGAGCGACGCGGGGAATGCTGTTCCTGTTTGCAAAAGTACTCGTCGACGCCTACGAGGATACCGACCTCATCACTCACGGTGACGTCGACGCCGTCAAGTACAACGACGAACTGACCCGCATCAACACGGAGCACCAGCGTCCGAACAAAGCCTACGATGACATCGTCGATCGACTCGACAACACGAACATCACGCACGGGCGCCGGATCATGAGCACGGTCCTGCTTTACTCGCTCACACCCGGTCTCGCAGAGGGGGCCACCCGCTCGGACATCGTCATGGGGACGTATCGAACGGGCGAGCGCGTGAACGACATTATGGTCAACTTGGAGCGACTACAGGGGAACGTCTACCACCTCTGGGAGCAGGACGACGACCACTACGTCATCCGCGAGGCTGAGAACCCGCGCTCGCTCATCAAGAACGCCGCCCGCAACGTGAACGACGAGCGGGCGATGGTGGAGCTGGGCAGCGCCATCAGCAACCTGTTCGGACCGCAAGCGTACGCGGTTGGCTTCGCGGAGGATGATTTCGGAGCAGTCTCAGACAACGAATCAGTCAAAGTCGTCATCTCAAACACGGAATGGACCCACGATGCGGTCAAGCGTGTCATCAAGAACGACGGCGCCGGCCGACAATGGCGAAACACGCTCGTGTTCGTCCAGCCGAAGGACGGACGCACGATCGCCCCTGGGGCTGAGGTGACGGGGCCGTTGGCGAAAATCCGACAGGTACTCGGTGCCGAGCAGATCATCGACGACGACTCCCGCGACCCGGAGATCCGCGAGAAGGTCCGCGAGGAACAGACGAAGGACCGCGAGAGCCTCACGAAGCTTCTACGCCAGAACTACGGAGAGGTGCTCGACGTCGACGACGTACTCAACAACTTCGAGGGCCGGGCCAACATGGAGCTAGATTCGTTCGTCGTTGAGGGGCCCGTCTACGACGCGAAGAATATTGCCAAGTGGGCGGCGGCCGATACGTGGGACCTCCAGACCCCCATCTGGGACGTCGCGAGGACTCTGTTCGAGCGTAAGGACATGATCACGATCGAGGACCTCTATGAGGCCTTCCTCCGTGACCCGTCGCTGCCGATTCCCCAAAGTGAGCAGGACGTACTCTCGGCGGCCCGTGAGGGCCTCGAGGACCAGCCCGTACTAGCCCACCGCGAGAGTGAAGGGTTCCTCGCCAGCGTGGCTGATGCGACCGCGGACACGACGCTCGTCCTCGCTGAGAACGTCGAAGAATGGACCGGGGACGACGTGATCGAGAGCCTCCGGTCGCAACTGGTCAAGGAGGGCAGCGTCGATGTCAGCAGCTTCGAGCACGACCTGTTCAAGCGGAAGGACGTCCGTCTCATCGGTGACGACCCCCATGACGTGATGATGACGGCGGTCGCCCGTCTCGCCCGCGAGGACCGCTACGTGCTAGTGAGGGGGACCGATATCGTAGACAAGCCCCGGTCGGGCGTGGAGATTCGCGATATCTCCGACGCCGAAACCGTCAACAGCAGCGACGTCGTCGCGGCGATCAAGGAAGAGATCGGCAGTCAGGGGGCCGCTGCGATCAGCGACGTGCTCCGGACCATCCGTCAGGATCCCACCCAGCACCTGCCGGCCAATCACACGACAGACACGTTCAAGACCGCCATCCAGCAGCTGACCAACGACGACTACACGCTCCGCGTTGACGGGGAATACACCGACACGCTCGGCGCTCGCGACGTGCTGGCAGTAACGGTCGTACCGACGCTCTCGGCAGGCGAAGCTGACCGCCTCCGCGAGTATCTCGAAAACCGCGAGGAGAGGGAAACGTTCACCGTCGAGGAGGCACAGCAGGCAGCGGTTCCTGGGGCGGTGAAGGCCGCAGTGCGGACGTTCTTACTGCGGCATCTCGGCGACGAGGAACCCCTGCGGTTGGTCATCGCATCAAACGGCTCCGACGATGCCGATGACTACTTCCCCGGTGCCGGATTCCGGGTGCCTGCTGATACCGGGTGGACGTTCAGCGGCTCGTTCACAAGTCCCGCCGATCTCCGCAGTCACTTCGCCGACGCGGTTGAGGAGCACGACGGCGGCACCCTCTCCCGCGGCACGCTCAGTCTCACGACCCGCGACGGAGGCGTGCTGTCTGAGACCCTCGATCCCATCGTCAAGAGCACACAGCAGTACATCGAGCTGACACTCGATGCCGGTCAGTCCCACGTGGATCTGGAGCAGCTGTTCGAGCGCCTACCGGACTCGATCACCGAGATCGAGATCAGGGTCGAGTTCGAATAGCACGACCGACAGGCACAGCCTCGAAACGAACCCGACTCTCGACGTACCGACCCGCCACACAACGACTCACGATACGGCGGCCCACCACCCGATACGATACACCATCACGATCCAACCTACAAATTATGTCAAGAGAACAATACAACACCAAAGCGGACGAGCGGTTCCAGTACCCAATCGAGCGTGGCTTCCCCATTGAGCGGGTGAACGACATCGCCGAGAAGGAGGGGAGCTCGAAGATGCACTACCGACCCACCTCGATGATGCACAAGTGGTGGGCTCGTCGGCTCGGTTGTGTCTTTCGGAGCATCTGCCTCTATTCGCTCGTTGACAACCCAAAGAAGCTCACCGTCACAGATCCAGACACCGGCGAGAATACACTCGGCGAGTTCGACGGCGGCACCTCGGATATCGAACAGTTGATCGCCGACGTTAACCTGTCCGATCCGGACTCGCTCTGGCCGCTCTACACGAAGGACGTCCGCGTCGAGGACAAGTCCGTCCTCGATCCGTTCATGGGTGGGGGCACGACGCTGATGGAGGCGAGCCGGTTTGGTGCCGACGTGACAGGCGTCGATCTGAATCCTGTCGCGTGGTTCGTCACCAAGAAAGAACTCGAGGCCGGCGAGACCGACGTCGAGGAGCTGGAGACAGCCTACGAGAACGTGAAGGCCGCCGTCGCCGATGAGCTACGGTCGTACTACACGCGGTCGTGCCCAAACGGCCACGATCACGAAGCCGACGTGATGTACGAGTTCTGGGTTCGTGAACTTGGCTGTATCTCCTGTAGCGCGACGGTGCCGCTGTTCAAGGATTACCGTGTCGCCGCTGGCCGGTACGACAACAAGGGTAGCTATTACGTCTACTGTCCAGAGTGTGAATCGGTCTTCCTCACTGATGACGCTCGGTCCGAGTCCGCCTGCACAGAGTGTAGCCACACGTTCACACCCTCACAGGGACCGGTGAGCCGTGGCGGCTACTACACCTGCCAGGACTGCGGGCAGAAATACAGCATCACCGACGCAATCGCTGAGGGGCAGTCGTACAACGATCGGCTCTACGCCGTCGAATACTACTGCTCGCACTGT is part of the Halogeometricum sp. S1BR25-6 genome and harbors:
- a CDS encoding AAA family ATPase, which produces MPRSMPSPTPRELLLDALGGYVKKHSGVDSNPLDVDLEDPLPNQARFYLFETSYSDDDHGWAINVRLDNTDENGYEITDRESGSDWNPDGEYQVILGGYNENYDMFTFWDDAVYSHYDTGDDNDPHKSYVSDETLTRASDNGMSIQPRSLRARGERGGETVITVTPDRIDEALQMRDRIEWIRTQLNEELEDDWAENQYRAQRLEHLVYEFLANTDRRKSAQDRREQAFSRVHELQDISEEAIKNSLRADVYGEHESGTLPESLNSLLPQIERRYFESYNLWKEPVVFEDVDGTPDDIDLYFPPDEERSQTVIEQIDIALRSGNHVILTGPPGSGKSDLAEQVAEYYAHNYQMATATDDWTTFDTIGGYRPQSDGDLEFHPGLFLQRFMDESRLGTRGIEAKNEWLVIDELNRANIDKAFGSLFSALTGNNVTLPFDDTTQEPTKPIKLNGNPNAITEPRVNSHTYYIPEDWRLIATINSVDKSSLYRMSRAFMRRFAFIPIPTPTAKDLNKNGKGLLEEYLNVWEVECPDSSNVDNIDDETEVQERLKTDLSNFWYAVQQYQKVGPGVIKDVLEQTLTGIEQTGELHYEYAVVAKLLPQLDGLPPSRMEDVLTMMDTRGSDWFDPDIAEEFTREYLDIKIESDGE
- a CDS encoding DUF499 domain-containing protein — encoded protein: MASKSGTLPQVVGDVLKPSSELFEGDELIKGQIRLYDVESDDKAALEADARRFFDRTLLTEGLGDSLKLLRDARIGEGASNIHEFYGPYGTGKSHQMVAMYHAFNAPEVVAEWADGRIENLEEGLPDEATPIVVSLQMDSDTYEYLWEPFFDELDYELDEDEFEEGGYPGIKTIERAVDDRTVAFFADELEDWFTSLTGKREAANRGFLQALLEATSRTNLFVFVSTLRQDSAVHKILNRQDRVEVNMSNQVDIRDVLRHRLIEPGSIDEGAVRELVDDYISTYAETDHVDLPTGLREEMEHTYPFHPELVSTLKTRYYADVESGATRGMLFLFAKVLVDAYEDTDLITHGDVDAVKYNDELTRINTEHQRPNKAYDDIVDRLDNTNITHGRRIMSTVLLYSLTPGLAEGATRSDIVMGTYRTGERVNDIMVNLERLQGNVYHLWEQDDDHYVIREAENPRSLIKNAARNVNDERAMVELGSAISNLFGPQAYAVGFAEDDFGAVSDNESVKVVISNTEWTHDAVKRVIKNDGAGRQWRNTLVFVQPKDGRTIAPGAEVTGPLAKIRQVLGAEQIIDDDSRDPEIREKVREEQTKDRESLTKLLRQNYGEVLDVDDVLNNFEGRANMELDSFVVEGPVYDAKNIAKWAAADTWDLQTPIWDVARTLFERKDMITIEDLYEAFLRDPSLPIPQSEQDVLSAAREGLEDQPVLAHRESEGFLASVADATADTTLVLAENVEEWTGDDVIESLRSQLVKEGSVDVSSFEHDLFKRKDVRLIGDDPHDVMMTAVARLAREDRYVLVRGTDIVDKPRSGVEIRDISDAETVNSSDVVAAIKEEIGSQGAAAISDVLRTIRQDPTQHLPANHTTDTFKTAIQQLTNDDYTLRVDGEYTDTLGARDVLAVTVVPTLSAGEADRLREYLENREERETFTVEEAQQAAVPGAVKAAVRTFLLRHLGDEEPLRLVIASNGSDDADDYFPGAGFRVPADTGWTFSGSFTSPADLRSHFADAVEEHDGGTLSRGTLSLTTRDGGVLSETLDPIVKSTQQYIELTLDAGQSHVDLEQLFERLPDSITEIEIRVEFE